Proteins from one Arthrobacter sp. DNA4 genomic window:
- a CDS encoding DUF2142 domain-containing protein, which produces MSLFLRSVRARSLPRPLPTFALLTAIFFLLFGLWSLATPLMGVPDEPAHTIKAAAVVRGQVLVEDGTSFGHGVHVRVPNYIASLHAQSCYKFNRAQAADCAAPLYVDDTFTNIGVTSAGSYNPMYYWIVGLPTLFMSGAPAIYGMRLVSALLCAVFFAAGFTALTELRRPKYAVLVAALAMTPMVLFLGGGINPNSLEIAATMAAFSGFVVVLDNRRGTKRVLPALATVAAATVVLANARQISLVWLLCALIVGVCSFRLRRVVTVFSDRRVLTAVALAVPGALLGLLWMYIAANGPANVGVAPEGIASPHPDAPLYRGFMIMLDQTYDFFPQYIGTMGWLDTPVPELVALVWGGLMIAGLVVPFCVRPLRNWTGYWVALAMLYLVPALLQTALWRGMGFIWQGRYTLPLVVVLFISVGLGLRKLRFPGGALALRISRVFFWLIVACHTLAFVYVLRRYVVGISEIANWQTLFSSPHWQPPLGWLPLTVLYLLVTAVGALLLFRYLHPGSLLVKGTLSRNGGTRHSSGRAADKEEEVIGREPAPSGARAAAEAQMSAGESLRQGK; this is translated from the coding sequence GTGAGTTTATTCCTAAGAAGTGTTCGCGCGCGTTCCCTTCCCCGGCCCCTTCCCACCTTCGCGCTCCTGACTGCGATCTTCTTCCTGCTGTTTGGTCTGTGGTCCCTGGCAACACCCTTGATGGGCGTCCCCGACGAACCGGCCCACACCATCAAGGCGGCAGCCGTGGTCCGGGGCCAGGTACTGGTTGAGGACGGCACATCGTTCGGCCACGGCGTCCACGTCCGCGTTCCCAACTACATCGCCAGTCTTCATGCCCAGAGCTGCTACAAGTTCAACAGGGCCCAGGCAGCCGACTGCGCAGCGCCCCTCTACGTGGACGATACGTTCACGAACATCGGTGTCACGTCAGCAGGCTCCTACAACCCGATGTACTACTGGATAGTAGGGCTTCCTACCCTGTTCATGTCCGGCGCACCCGCAATCTACGGCATGCGCCTGGTCAGCGCCCTCTTGTGCGCTGTGTTCTTCGCCGCTGGGTTCACAGCCTTGACGGAGCTGAGGCGGCCAAAGTACGCCGTCCTCGTCGCAGCGCTTGCAATGACGCCCATGGTTCTGTTCCTCGGCGGAGGCATCAACCCCAACTCATTGGAGATTGCCGCCACGATGGCTGCCTTCTCGGGTTTCGTCGTCGTCCTGGACAACCGAAGGGGCACCAAGCGCGTGTTGCCCGCCCTGGCCACCGTCGCGGCCGCGACGGTGGTGCTGGCAAATGCCCGGCAAATATCACTGGTGTGGCTGCTGTGCGCCCTCATCGTAGGGGTTTGCTCCTTCCGGCTCCGCAGGGTCGTGACCGTCTTCAGCGACCGGCGGGTCCTCACGGCTGTAGCACTGGCGGTTCCGGGGGCCCTGCTGGGCCTGCTGTGGATGTACATCGCGGCGAACGGCCCCGCCAACGTCGGAGTTGCTCCTGAGGGTATTGCCAGTCCGCACCCCGACGCCCCCCTCTACAGGGGCTTCATGATCATGCTTGACCAGACCTACGACTTCTTCCCGCAATACATCGGTACCATGGGCTGGCTGGACACGCCGGTCCCCGAACTGGTTGCCCTTGTTTGGGGCGGCTTAATGATTGCAGGCCTTGTGGTCCCCTTCTGCGTCCGCCCGCTGCGGAACTGGACGGGTTACTGGGTGGCGCTGGCCATGCTGTACCTGGTCCCGGCGCTCCTGCAAACCGCGTTGTGGCGCGGAATGGGATTCATCTGGCAGGGCCGCTACACGCTTCCCTTGGTGGTAGTTCTGTTCATCAGTGTGGGACTTGGCCTGCGGAAGCTGCGCTTCCCCGGCGGCGCTCTGGCGTTGCGCATTTCCAGGGTCTTCTTTTGGCTCATCGTCGCGTGCCACACGCTCGCCTTTGTCTATGTTCTGCGCCGCTACGTCGTCGGCATCAGCGAAATAGCCAACTGGCAAACACTGTTTTCGTCACCGCACTGGCAGCCGCCCCTGGGCTGGCTGCCTCTGACCGTCCTGTACCTGCTCGTGACAGCGGTCGGAGCCCTGCTCCTCTTCCGGTACCTCCACCCAGGAAGTCTCCTGGTGAAGGGAACTCTGTCCCGGAACGGCGGAACCCGACACAGCTCAGGCCGGGCGGCCGATAAAGAGGAAGAAGTCATTGGTCGGGAGCCTGCGCCGTCAGGTGCACGCGCTGCGGCTGAAGCGCAGATGAGTGCCGGCGAGAGCCTGCGGCAGGGAAAATAG
- a CDS encoding DUF2142 domain-containing protein, which produces MPYSTRPLLMPKIRTAGPRRLPPSPIRVLIVAWLIFGSIGSVWSFASPLMSVPDEPAHAIKAAAVARGQLMGTGSGVQGDPLVVQVPGYIANLNVRSCFAQHSNITADCAKPVDATDRGWTAGKTSAGNYNPVYYAIVGMGSRGLSGEPAIYAMRIISSWLVGFFLAAIFAAAFSLRHFRRPVIAAAVALTPAVFFLSGSINPNALEIATTGAVFLSLCAVFEQVVSRTSLQRLPLVLLTLSASLLAHTRPLSLLWLALAAIAAVLCYGFGTLMKTLAQRGFQIAMGIIALSCVFALWWVFSARSFDSLLAGAPMRAEDAAVAMLDKTVFFMVEYVGVLGWIDTMPPPGTLYTWVLGFGALLFLAYTARPVRGRWVMALLTVTVIAVPTALQASSSEKLGWIWQGRYALAMVVTLILAAGVTTRFRQFRITPWSKSMIRWGLVLGVLAHTYIFLEGLRRYTIGIQDHVNWTEMFDPRWQPPLTWQGLAVIYIALLAAGAVCLYRLLTVKRAVFSLPHAESVSAVDGA; this is translated from the coding sequence ATGCCGTATTCCACTCGCCCCTTGCTCATGCCCAAAATCAGGACAGCCGGCCCGCGCCGCCTCCCGCCGTCGCCAATCCGGGTACTCATCGTTGCCTGGCTGATTTTCGGCTCCATTGGCAGCGTCTGGAGTTTCGCGTCCCCGCTGATGTCCGTCCCTGACGAACCCGCGCACGCCATCAAGGCCGCTGCGGTGGCCAGGGGGCAACTTATGGGTACGGGGTCCGGCGTGCAGGGCGATCCGTTGGTTGTCCAGGTCCCGGGATACATTGCGAACCTGAATGTCCGCAGTTGTTTTGCCCAGCACTCGAATATCACCGCGGACTGCGCCAAGCCGGTCGACGCAACGGACCGCGGCTGGACCGCAGGAAAGACGTCCGCCGGAAACTACAATCCGGTGTATTACGCGATCGTCGGCATGGGAAGCCGGGGCCTCAGTGGTGAGCCGGCAATCTACGCCATGAGAATCATCAGCAGCTGGCTCGTCGGATTCTTCCTGGCAGCAATCTTCGCGGCCGCCTTCTCGCTTCGCCACTTCAGGCGCCCCGTCATCGCCGCCGCTGTTGCCCTGACGCCGGCGGTGTTCTTCCTCTCCGGTTCAATTAACCCCAATGCTCTGGAGATAGCGACCACCGGCGCCGTCTTCCTCAGCCTGTGCGCCGTCTTTGAACAGGTGGTAAGCAGGACATCGCTGCAACGGCTCCCGCTGGTTCTCCTTACCCTGTCCGCATCGCTCCTGGCGCACACCCGTCCGCTTTCACTGCTGTGGCTGGCGCTCGCTGCGATCGCAGCCGTACTGTGCTACGGCTTCGGGACTCTTATGAAGACCCTGGCCCAGCGCGGCTTCCAGATAGCCATGGGCATCATCGCGTTGTCCTGCGTGTTCGCTCTTTGGTGGGTCTTCTCCGCCAGGAGCTTTGACAGCCTTCTTGCGGGCGCACCTATGCGGGCAGAAGATGCGGCCGTCGCCATGCTGGATAAGACCGTGTTCTTCATGGTCGAGTACGTTGGTGTCCTGGGCTGGATCGACACCATGCCCCCGCCCGGCACCCTTTACACCTGGGTGCTTGGATTTGGCGCCCTGCTGTTTCTCGCCTACACGGCGCGCCCTGTGCGCGGCCGCTGGGTCATGGCCCTGCTCACGGTCACAGTCATCGCCGTGCCCACCGCGCTCCAAGCAAGTTCGAGTGAAAAGCTCGGCTGGATCTGGCAGGGCCGCTACGCACTCGCCATGGTGGTGACCTTGATTCTTGCAGCTGGGGTAACCACGCGGTTCCGCCAGTTCCGGATCACACCGTGGTCCAAGTCCATGATCCGCTGGGGCCTGGTCCTGGGCGTCCTCGCCCACACGTACATCTTCCTGGAGGGACTGCGCCGCTACACCATCGGCATTCAGGACCACGTCAACTGGACCGAAATGTTTGATCCCCGTTGGCAGCCGCCGCTGACCTGGCAGGGCCTCGCCGTCATTTACATCGCTCTTCTGGCCGCCGGTGCCGTGTGCCTGTACCGCCTGCTCACGGTGAAACGTGCAGTGTTCAGCCTGCCCCATGCAGAGTCAGTATCCGCCGTGGACGGGGCGTAA
- a CDS encoding lipopolysaccharide biosynthesis protein, translating into MIKRIAAFAGLPLLASLASFILLPIIARVGGAPAWNSLAVGQAVGAIAAIVIGLGWPLTGPAAVASESDPGTRRRLYATSFITRAFVFVCAIPLMAAALSFTGAKEQFWVAFLMACAQAAAGLTPAWYCIATGHAGRIAKYDVVPRMVATLGVIPLLFATGQIFLYPLALLLLGLAGTMWFNKDHSQRADFEGLTPRAVIREIWGLRGGAVVTVAAGAYASTPVLVVQFAASASGLAAFVSAEKLYRIGQLATAALGNSLQGWVNEFGSNHAERRKFSLLALSVLGAAGWLILAVLGPWVSTLLFGSALAADFWTCFWFGLSFLLVCVTTSTGAHWLVPAKQMRTVFSSTIAGAIVGLPAMVILAHLMGGPGGALGLVVGEVAVTVIQLRAIIRLLREPSPQDRTEEIPS; encoded by the coding sequence ATGATCAAAAGGATCGCCGCTTTCGCCGGATTGCCGCTGCTCGCCTCGCTTGCATCATTCATCCTTTTGCCCATCATTGCCAGAGTGGGTGGGGCGCCGGCCTGGAATTCCCTCGCCGTAGGCCAGGCTGTAGGGGCAATCGCGGCGATTGTCATAGGTCTGGGGTGGCCGCTGACAGGCCCCGCCGCCGTCGCCTCAGAAAGCGATCCGGGAACCCGGCGCCGGCTTTACGCCACCAGTTTCATTACCCGCGCATTTGTCTTCGTCTGCGCCATCCCCCTTATGGCAGCCGCCCTCTCGTTCACGGGAGCCAAAGAACAGTTCTGGGTTGCTTTCCTGATGGCCTGCGCCCAGGCGGCGGCAGGACTCACCCCGGCTTGGTACTGCATTGCCACCGGACACGCCGGCAGGATCGCAAAATACGACGTTGTTCCCCGTATGGTGGCGACTCTGGGCGTCATCCCACTTTTGTTCGCAACAGGTCAGATCTTCCTCTACCCACTTGCGCTTCTGCTGCTGGGCCTCGCGGGCACCATGTGGTTCAACAAGGATCATTCCCAACGGGCGGACTTCGAGGGGCTGACGCCCCGCGCAGTGATCCGGGAGATCTGGGGACTGAGAGGCGGTGCCGTCGTGACGGTCGCCGCAGGAGCGTACGCTTCCACCCCCGTCCTTGTGGTGCAGTTCGCCGCCTCTGCCTCCGGCCTGGCTGCGTTTGTGTCAGCGGAGAAGCTGTACCGCATTGGACAGCTCGCGACGGCCGCGCTGGGAAACAGCCTCCAGGGGTGGGTCAACGAGTTCGGCTCAAACCATGCCGAGCGGCGAAAGTTCTCCCTTCTGGCTTTGTCAGTCCTGGGAGCAGCCGGCTGGCTGATCCTTGCTGTCCTGGGTCCATGGGTGAGCACCCTCCTTTTCGGTTCGGCGTTGGCCGCTGACTTCTGGACCTGTTTCTGGTTCGGTCTGTCGTTCCTCCTCGTCTGTGTCACAACGTCCACCGGAGCCCACTGGCTGGTGCCCGCAAAACAGATGCGCACCGTCTTCTCCAGCACCATCGCAGGAGCCATCGTTGGGCTCCCGGCCATGGTCATCCTGGCGCACCTGATGGGCGGCCCGGGCGGCGCACTGGGTCTGGTAGTGGGCGAAGTTGCGGTAACCGTCATACAGCTGCGTGCCATCATCCGTCTGCTGCGGGAACCGTCGCCGCAGGACAGGACTGAGGAAATTCCGTCGTGA
- a CDS encoding glycosyltransferase has protein sequence MSGSPGWATLQRVIFPPESGVDTMSLYADPGPATGIRFRESDESARNPKRAEDKLQLVGSSQREVHFDDLLSRFSIRVRSGEQISLGTYFNAFPASYWRRWTHLREVRLVVETSGHGSITVYKSNARGTIQRVDGTRVDGDSRTEFNLSIKPFGDGGWYWFDLASSRGDLILGEARWEGAPAERPLETATIQITTMNKPDFCLANVRALAEHPEALEVAREVLIVDQGTVKVADQPGFAEVAARIGPKLRVIDQPNLGGSGGFARGMYEAVENGSDYVLLLDDDVVMEPESILRMMAFSGRCRKPTIVGGHMFDLYSRSTLYSMGETIDSRRFSPSQPHQDMQMRHDFSVSNLRQTPWLHRRVDVDYNGWWMCLIPTSVIRDIGLPLPLFIKWDDSEYGLRARADGYRTVSLPGAALWHISWIDKDDLVGWQAYFHNRNRLITALLHSPQPKGGSVLRESFQEDVKHLVSLQYFTVQNRLTARSDLMTGPSHLHPSLATKLASINRLRDSFPDAQLREDIDDFPAPSLGAGLSGQGDSQMPAKKDMVKWGLTTVARQLLKQPSAASLERPQGYLAHVDNRWFRTAQFDSVVVSNAEGTAASWYKRDPKKLKAMLGQSALQHAALYKNWDALAADYRAALADLVSMEAWRKTFHGNG, from the coding sequence ATGAGCGGTTCGCCGGGCTGGGCGACACTCCAGCGGGTGATATTCCCGCCGGAATCCGGAGTCGACACGATGTCGCTCTATGCGGACCCCGGCCCGGCAACAGGGATCCGTTTCCGGGAAAGCGATGAGTCGGCCCGGAATCCCAAACGGGCAGAGGACAAGCTGCAACTTGTGGGATCCAGCCAGCGGGAGGTGCACTTCGACGACCTGCTGTCCCGGTTCTCCATACGCGTGCGTTCAGGGGAGCAAATCTCGCTGGGAACCTATTTCAACGCGTTTCCCGCCAGCTACTGGCGGAGGTGGACACACCTGCGCGAGGTTCGCCTGGTGGTCGAGACGTCCGGGCACGGATCCATCACCGTCTACAAATCAAACGCGCGCGGCACCATTCAACGAGTGGATGGCACGAGGGTCGACGGCGACTCACGAACAGAATTCAATCTTTCCATCAAACCCTTTGGTGACGGCGGGTGGTATTGGTTCGACCTGGCGTCAAGCCGGGGTGACCTTATCCTGGGGGAGGCCCGCTGGGAGGGGGCTCCCGCAGAACGGCCCCTCGAAACAGCGACCATCCAGATCACCACAATGAACAAGCCGGACTTCTGCCTTGCCAACGTCCGTGCCCTGGCAGAACACCCGGAAGCGCTCGAGGTGGCCCGGGAAGTACTGATCGTTGACCAGGGCACCGTCAAGGTGGCTGACCAACCCGGCTTCGCTGAAGTTGCAGCCCGCATCGGCCCCAAGCTTCGAGTGATCGACCAGCCGAATCTGGGTGGTTCCGGAGGGTTCGCCCGTGGAATGTATGAAGCTGTTGAAAACGGCAGCGATTACGTTCTGCTCCTTGACGACGACGTTGTGATGGAGCCGGAAAGCATCCTGCGCATGATGGCGTTCTCAGGCCGCTGCCGTAAGCCCACCATCGTCGGCGGCCACATGTTCGACCTGTACAGCCGCAGCACGCTGTATTCAATGGGCGAAACGATTGATTCCCGGCGGTTTTCACCCAGCCAGCCGCACCAGGACATGCAGATGCGGCACGACTTCAGTGTGTCGAATCTCCGGCAGACGCCGTGGCTGCACAGGCGCGTCGACGTCGACTACAACGGCTGGTGGATGTGCCTGATACCCACTTCCGTCATACGCGACATCGGCCTTCCACTCCCATTGTTCATCAAATGGGACGACTCGGAATACGGGCTGCGCGCCCGGGCCGACGGCTACCGGACCGTATCCTTGCCCGGCGCGGCGCTCTGGCATATCTCATGGATTGATAAAGACGACCTGGTTGGCTGGCAGGCATATTTCCATAACCGGAACCGCCTGATAACCGCCCTCCTCCACAGCCCACAGCCGAAGGGCGGCTCCGTGTTGCGGGAATCTTTCCAGGAAGACGTAAAGCACCTCGTCTCGCTTCAGTACTTCACGGTGCAGAACCGGCTGACGGCGAGGTCGGACCTGATGACCGGCCCCTCCCATCTGCATCCGTCCCTCGCCACCAAGCTGGCCAGCATCAACAGGCTGCGGGACTCCTTCCCCGATGCACAGCTGCGTGAAGACATAGACGATTTTCCCGCACCTTCCCTCGGGGCAGGGCTTTCGGGACAGGGTGACAGCCAGATGCCCGCGAAGAAGGACATGGTCAAGTGGGGCCTGACGACAGTGGCGCGGCAGTTGCTCAAGCAGCCCTCCGCGGCCTCGCTTGAACGCCCGCAGGGTTACCTTGCCCACGTCGACAACAGGTGGTTCCGTACGGCGCAGTTTGATTCCGTCGTAGTGTCCAATGCCGAGGGAACAGCCGCCTCCTGGTACAAACGCGACCCAAAAAAGCTGAAAGCCATGCTGGGCCAGTCGGCTCTTCAGCACGCGGCGCTCTACAAAAACTGGGACGCCCTGGCGGCGGACTACCGCGCAGCGCTTGCGGACCTGGTATCGATGGAGGCGTGGCGGAAAACTTTTCACGGGAACGGGTAG
- a CDS encoding DUF6541 family protein, protein MNWLTILPASAVAILLLYIPGAAIASCLKFRLGGVLGIAPLLSTAAAGLAGVIGGFLHVPWSVLPYLLVTAVLAAGALVLTRRIPWRLAAPAWRQSLPFAALALATLPMSWRFIQLVGSPDHPSQVFDNVFHLNAIRFIIDSGNASSLTLASIQGVQGLDAVYPAAWHSFAALLVQLASVDIPTAENVLNLVIVVLLWPASCLFLVTKTISRRPAALIITAVVAGAQVAFPFLMIVWGPLFPYAMALSMMPVVIVELAALVRIGRTRTDPLPSWAAALVLSLAGLAFAHTSSINITVALGLPILAILWWRIMPRREMWRVNPAGAWLFLGGTVGILAVAAVLWLKLRPAPYDNWGPTVKPGAAVGEILTASTMQSAIPAVVVSILSVYGLLTTFKVGRWRWMAACYAVLGGLYIVAASFPKGSIRDILIGTWYQDTYRLAALLPLLVTPLAVIGGLRLWDSARCSRPGARTWQVWEASIDRTGASGKTVLSTAAVVVFALLASFAGPLSHYIKGASSVYRFDAQSELLTPDELALIQRLPTHVPSDAVIADNPWNGSSLAYAYTGRRVLTTHLFSTDDPDTELINKKLGEAADNPAVCAALRNKNVQYVLDFGARYLIDLPGSEKYPALTNLAPGNGLTLVDSQGPDARLYRISSCG, encoded by the coding sequence GTGAACTGGCTGACCATTCTTCCGGCCTCGGCAGTCGCAATCCTGCTCCTGTATATCCCCGGTGCCGCAATCGCGTCGTGCCTCAAGTTCCGGTTGGGCGGGGTTCTCGGCATCGCGCCCCTTCTATCAACTGCAGCCGCCGGACTTGCCGGGGTCATCGGTGGGTTCCTCCACGTGCCCTGGAGCGTCCTGCCGTATCTTCTCGTCACCGCGGTTCTCGCCGCCGGAGCATTGGTCCTGACGCGCCGTATTCCGTGGCGCCTGGCTGCCCCCGCCTGGAGGCAATCCCTGCCCTTCGCTGCCTTGGCACTCGCAACGCTGCCCATGAGCTGGCGGTTCATCCAGCTTGTGGGGTCACCGGACCACCCGTCACAGGTCTTCGATAACGTCTTCCACCTCAATGCCATCCGCTTCATCATCGACAGCGGAAACGCCTCATCGCTGACGCTGGCGTCGATACAGGGAGTGCAGGGCCTTGACGCGGTCTATCCCGCGGCGTGGCATTCTTTTGCTGCCCTCCTGGTGCAGCTGGCTTCCGTGGATATCCCTACCGCTGAGAACGTCCTGAACCTGGTCATCGTCGTGCTCCTCTGGCCCGCGTCCTGCCTGTTCCTCGTCACGAAGACCATCTCGCGCAGGCCGGCGGCCCTCATCATCACCGCGGTGGTCGCCGGCGCACAGGTTGCCTTCCCCTTCCTCATGATTGTCTGGGGCCCTTTGTTCCCCTACGCCATGGCCCTCAGCATGATGCCGGTAGTGATAGTCGAACTCGCAGCGCTGGTCCGTATCGGGCGGACGCGGACGGACCCACTTCCCAGCTGGGCAGCGGCACTGGTGTTGTCGCTGGCAGGTCTCGCATTTGCCCACACGAGCTCCATCAACATCACGGTGGCGCTTGGCCTTCCGATCCTCGCCATTTTGTGGTGGCGGATCATGCCGCGCCGGGAGATGTGGCGGGTGAACCCCGCCGGAGCGTGGCTGTTCCTTGGCGGGACCGTGGGGATCCTCGCCGTCGCCGCGGTCCTGTGGTTGAAGCTGCGCCCTGCCCCGTATGACAACTGGGGACCAACCGTGAAGCCGGGCGCCGCCGTCGGGGAAATACTCACAGCCAGCACGATGCAATCAGCCATACCGGCCGTCGTGGTTTCCATCCTGTCGGTCTACGGCCTCCTCACCACCTTCAAAGTGGGGAGGTGGCGCTGGATGGCTGCGTGCTACGCCGTACTTGGAGGGCTCTATATCGTTGCGGCGTCGTTCCCGAAAGGCAGCATCCGGGACATCCTGATCGGCACCTGGTACCAGGACACCTACCGCCTCGCTGCACTCCTGCCCCTGCTGGTGACCCCACTTGCCGTCATCGGAGGTCTGCGTCTGTGGGACTCAGCCCGCTGCTCCCGCCCAGGCGCGCGGACGTGGCAGGTGTGGGAAGCTTCCATCGACCGGACAGGTGCAAGCGGGAAAACAGTACTGTCCACGGCCGCTGTGGTGGTCTTCGCCCTCCTCGCTTCGTTCGCAGGCCCGCTGAGCCACTACATCAAAGGCGCCTCGTCCGTTTACCGCTTCGACGCACAATCGGAGCTCCTGACACCCGATGAGCTGGCTTTAATACAGCGGCTCCCTACCCACGTCCCTTCCGATGCAGTCATAGCTGACAATCCGTGGAACGGGAGTTCACTCGCTTATGCGTACACCGGCCGCCGCGTCCTGACAACGCATCTGTTTTCAACAGACGACCCTGATACGGAACTGATTAATAAAAAGCTCGGAGAGGCCGCGGACAACCCTGCCGTCTGCGCCGCCCTGCGCAATAAAAACGTGCAGTACGTACTGGACTTCGGGGCCCGTTACCTGATCGACCTGCCAGGGTCCGAAAAGTACCCGGCGTTGACCAACCTTGCGCCCGGAAACGGATTGACCCTGGTGGATTCGCAGGGTCCGGACGCACGGCTATACCGGATTTCCAGTTGTGGATGA
- a CDS encoding GtrA family protein, with the protein MPTPPSGTSSSPETPVEAAPAVPGMVMGLYQHPVVRFLLVGGVSFALDLGLLAILHEIFDVPLWIATPIAFIVSLVFNFLLQRLFTFRANNSGSISALKYILLVIVNIVISDLIVTGFDAVGWTYVIGKTAATILTTAWNYFLYRHWIFRRTPEEARS; encoded by the coding sequence ATGCCAACACCGCCGTCAGGCACGTCTTCATCACCGGAAACCCCCGTCGAGGCTGCTCCAGCTGTTCCGGGGATGGTGATGGGGCTCTACCAGCACCCGGTGGTCAGGTTCCTGCTCGTTGGCGGCGTCTCGTTTGCCCTGGACCTCGGGCTGTTGGCCATCCTCCACGAAATTTTCGATGTCCCGCTATGGATAGCGACCCCCATCGCGTTCATCGTGAGCCTGGTCTTCAACTTTCTCCTGCAGCGCCTGTTCACGTTCCGCGCCAACAACAGCGGCAGCATCAGTGCACTGAAGTACATCCTGCTGGTCATCGTCAACATCGTGATCAGCGACCTCATCGTCACTGGGTTCGACGCCGTGGGCTGGACCTACGTCATTGGCAAGACAGCTGCCACCATCCTTACGACGGCGTGGAATTACTTCCTGTACCGGCACTGGATCTTCCGGCGTACACCGGAAGAGGCCCGCTCATAG
- a CDS encoding substrate-binding domain-containing protein: protein MLSALLPLSACATMPPGTIEGALTGIGSNAGQGAVSAWGLAWGSSVKGTYVSYSPDGSAAGLKAFQDGQSQFAVGSAPLSETEASAVRGMCTTKGAMSLAAGVLPVGVAVKLKGVNDLILDAKTLAQILQGGITRWNDPKIAALNPETSLPDVAITVLVQEGPSDTVRPVNSYLKEAGTDWNAPAEDRWPGSVKGQVQSPPLDLANKLDDTNGGLSILDGSIIGNRFVAAQLVFDGKPRRLQASSVVDAVSTGNVTASSTAVTQALDGRSGYGLGTVIYMYMCREYTDDHMGRLARSFGESALSEEAQKNANAFAFVMSPSKKAVNEGRALVNAIGDGQ from the coding sequence GTGCTGTCCGCACTCCTGCCCCTGTCTGCATGCGCAACCATGCCGCCGGGGACAATCGAGGGGGCCCTGACCGGAATTGGAAGCAATGCCGGCCAGGGAGCTGTCAGTGCGTGGGGCCTGGCGTGGGGAAGCTCGGTGAAGGGAACCTACGTCAGCTACTCCCCCGACGGGTCCGCGGCAGGGCTGAAAGCGTTCCAGGACGGGCAGTCACAGTTCGCTGTTGGTTCCGCTCCGCTCTCGGAAACCGAGGCTTCCGCGGTCCGGGGAATGTGCACAACCAAGGGTGCCATGTCCCTGGCTGCCGGTGTACTGCCGGTGGGTGTAGCCGTCAAGCTCAAGGGCGTCAACGACCTCATCCTGGACGCGAAAACCCTTGCACAGATCCTGCAGGGCGGCATCACGCGCTGGAATGACCCCAAAATAGCGGCACTGAATCCGGAGACCTCCCTTCCTGACGTGGCCATCACGGTTCTCGTACAGGAGGGGCCCTCGGATACTGTCCGCCCGGTTAATTCCTACCTCAAGGAAGCGGGAACCGACTGGAACGCGCCCGCTGAGGACCGATGGCCGGGCAGTGTAAAAGGTCAAGTCCAGTCTCCCCCCTTGGACCTCGCGAACAAGCTGGACGACACCAACGGAGGCCTGTCGATCCTTGATGGAAGCATCATCGGGAACAGGTTCGTCGCTGCCCAGCTTGTCTTCGACGGCAAGCCCCGGCGGCTCCAGGCATCCTCAGTGGTGGACGCCGTGTCCACCGGCAACGTAACCGCGTCATCAACTGCAGTCACCCAGGCACTGGATGGGCGCTCGGGTTATGGCCTGGGCACCGTTATCTACATGTACATGTGCAGGGAGTACACCGACGACCATATGGGCAGGCTGGCCCGCTCATTCGGTGAAAGCGCACTCAGCGAAGAAGCACAAAAGAACGCGAACGCATTCGCCTTCGTCATGTCGCCTAGCAAGAAGGCGGTGAACGAAGGGCGCGCCCTCGTCAATGCAATTGGAGACGGACAGTGA